In the genome of Virgibacillus doumboii, the window GTAAGCATCATTTCCACGGGGATAAGCACAACATCGGCAGAACAGGCGCAACATCGGCAGAAGAGCGCAAACATCAGCCTGAGAACAACAAAATCACATAAAAAAAGCTGACTCAATAAAATGAGTCAGCTTTTCCCAGCTATTAAGCTCTGAATCTGTGAAGGAAGCTTTGCAGGCGATCGTTTGTTGAATTCTCCAGCACTTCCATTGGTGGTCCTTCCTCAGCGATTACTCCATTATCAAGGAATAGAACGCGGTCAGCAATATCACGTGCGAATTCCATTTCATGTGTAACCAGAACCATTGCCATTTCGCCTTCTTTTGCGATATCACGGATAACTTCCAGCACTTCCCCGACAAGTTCAGGGTCCAATGCTGATGTTACCTCGTCAAACAACATGATTTTTGGTCGCATAACAAGTGCACGAGCCATCGCTACACGTTGTTTTTGCCCGCCTGAAAGTTGGCTTGGATAGTTATCCAGTTTGTCTCCCAGTCCAACTTTTTCGAGCATCTCAATGGAACGTTTACGGGCAGATGCCTTTTCTTCTTTTTGAACGTGAATTGGCGCCGTCATGCAATTTTCCAAAATAGTCATGTGCGGGAATAGATTAAAGTGCTGGAATACCATACCGATATCCCCGCGTACTTGTCGTAAATGCTTTTCATTGGCAGGTACAAGTTCTCCGTTCTTTTCCATTTGCCATAAGTTCTTGCCATCGACAATAATACTTCCTGAAGTTGGCTCCTCCAATGTCATCAGCATACGGATGATGGTTGTTTTACCGGAACCACTTGGGCCGATGACAGCAACTTTTTCAGCCGGCTTAATATCGAGGTCAATGCCTTGTAGTACTTTGACATCGCCGAATGATTTGTGTACATCTTTATAACTAACGATAGGTTCAGACATGACATCACTGCTCCTTTTCTTCTTAATTTGCCTTGCTTCCTGAAGGTTCACTTTTATCGAAACGTCGATTGAACTTAACTTCAAGCTTCTTAACTAATATTGCAGACGGGTAACTTAATACAAGGAATAATATCGCCACAATTGTTAGTGCCTCCAGGTATCTCCAGTGCTGGGCACCATAATCGTTTGCCATTGCGAGAATACCAAGTACACCGATTGTTGATGCCAATGGAACTTCCTTAAACATGATAATTAAATAGTTTCCCAGCATCGGTATAGTCGGAGGTAACGCTTGCGGCAAAATAATTTTTGTCCATTTTTTCCCCGTTGAATAGTTCAATGCTCGTGCTGCTTCCCATTGACCTTGACCTACGCCGTCAATGCCGGACCGGTAAACTTCTCCAATATACGTACTGTAATGAATTCCCAGTCCAAGTACCGCACTTGTAAAAGGATCCAGTGCAAATCCGATTACAGGAACCATTGGAAAGGCGTAGTAAATGAAAAATAATTGTACCAGTGGTGGTGTGGAACGGATAAATTCCATAATCCACAATAAAGGCAATCTTATTACCGTTATTGGCATACGTTTTATCAGTGTCCAGATAAATCCAAAGATTAACGCAAATAAATAACATGCAATTGTTAATCCGATCGTAATGCCAAGACCTTCTAATACGATAGGGAAGGCATCATAAAACGTTTCCCAGCTCCAGCCGCTCATTGACTAGCCACCCCTTTCTTAGAAGCACTTTCCATTTTCTTGGTAAGCCAAATTAATGGAAGAGCTATTATAAAGTAGAATACTAGTACTAAAAAGTAAACAGTTGGTGCTTGTGATAGATTGGAGCTTCGCAAAATATCTCCGTAGTATAAAATGTCCATCATACCAATTAATGATACAAGGGAAGTTGATTTGAGCATAAGGATAAGATAGTTACCAAATTCAGGAAGCATCATCCGTACAGCCTGTGGAAAAATAACAAGCCGCATACGTTGAAAACGCGACATATTCAGTGCTGTGGAAGCCTCATATTGCCCCTTTGCCACAGACAGAATGGAACCGCGAACAATTTCAGACATATATGCACCATAGTTTAAAGAGATTGCCAGTACACCTGCCCAAAAGTTACTTCCAACTTCTACACCAAATAATATCGGAAATGCATAGTAAAGCCAGAATAATTGTACAATCAGTGAGGTCCCACGAAAGACTTCTACATAAAAACCTGTGAATTTACGGAGGATAACGTTATTTGAAAGTCGGCAAAAACCTGCAATAAAGGCCATTAAATAGCCTAAAACGATTGAGGCCAGAAGAACAGTAACTGTTATTTCAACACCCTTCATTAAGACAGGGAAAATATCCGCTATCGCATTAATGGTAATCACTCCTTTTACATTTTTAAATTATATATTTATAACAAAAGCATAGGGTCTGACTCCCCTAGGAGAGGGAGCCGGACCCTATGGAGTCTTAGAAATTATTCTGAAAGATAATTAATACTGTTCACCGCTGCAAACGCCCTCTGTTGTAATACCTTCTGGAACTGAGTTGTTTTCTGCGCTAAATCCGTTCTTTTCAAGAAGTTCTTTAACTGTTCCGTCTTCTTTTAATTTAGCTAACGCTTCGTTATATGCTTTACGCAATTCATCATTGTCTTTATGGAATGCAGCTGCACCATAACTTGGAATTCCTTCAATATCAGGCTGTTCAAAGTCACTTACGAATTCCAGCTTATCGTTTCCGGCAGATTCCAGTGCCATTTTTACAGTCATTTCTGTACCAGTAGTTGCATCAGCACGACCGGAAGCTACTGCTGAGAATGTTGCAGGAATATCCGGTGCAGTTTGGATTTGATCCTCTTTTACACCCATTTGCTTAACGTACTCAATTTCAGTAGCACCTTGCATGATGGAAACAGTAGCACCTTTATCAGCAATATCTGTGTAGCTGTGTAAATCCATTGGGTTGCCTTTCGGTACTACAAGCCCTTCCCCATATACCATTTCAGGTTCACCGAAGTCAGCATTTTCACAACGATCTGGATTAATCGCCATACCTGCTGTGATAACATCAAACTTTCCGGCATTCAAACCAGGAATTAACTGACTGAAATCAGCAAGTTGTGCTTCCATGTTGTCAACACCAAGTTCTGCGAATACAGCCTGTGCAATATCAACGGCTGCACCTTTCAGTTCACCGTCTTCCTGATATCCATATGGTTCTTCATTGGCAAATCCGATTGTTACTGTACCTTTTTCCTGAAGTTCAGCTAACAGGCTGTCTCCGCCTTCACCTTCACCTGAACTTCCGCTATCTCCATCACTACCACTTGCATCATCACCGTTAGATCCGCAAGCAGCCAGCATAATAAGTGCCAGACCAAAAATTGAAGCTAGTAATAGTTTCTTCATCTACTAAATGACCTCCCATTTTTTTTTAGATAAACCATAATCACCACCATGAAATGTTGGCGAAAAGATAGTTCACCTTTTTTTCTTGTTACTTGTTTCTCTCCCTTTAAAGCGGGAAACTTAAGTACTGTTGTCCAATTTCTGTTAACTATGAAATATAATTGTCTTTGCTTACGACTTTTTTACTAGAAATTGAACGGGGTGAATAAGTGGGGAATGCTCTTTCAAGCAGTCATACTATAATATTATAGGCTATAGTCTATTGGTTCAAATGCAATATTTTTAGATAATTTGGAATTTACCTGCGAATATTTTTATGTGAACCATAAAGCTTTTATATACAAAGACATGCTCCAAAATAACTTGTATTACTTGTATATGCTCAACATTTGCCGATATTACATAAAAATTCCATTAATCTATGAAAAATGGACAAACCGATGGATATCGGAGTACGATTATGAATAATAATATTGCAGGGAGGAGATTTTATGCATATTGTTGTGTTGGGTGCTGGTGCTCTTGGAGGATATTTTGGTGCACGGTGGGAAGAGGCTGGAGCTGATGTTACCTTTTTGGTGCGTGAAAAAAGGGCGGAACAATTTCACAAATATGGATTGAAGGTAAACAGTACACAGGGTGATTATACAATTGCCGCACCAAGGGTTGTTACCAATGTACATGATATTGAAGCGCCGGATCTGGTTTTTGTCAGTGTTAAAG includes:
- the ehuA gene encoding ectoine/hydroxyectoine ABC transporter ATP-binding protein EhuA, whose product is MSEPIVSYKDVHKSFGDVKVLQGIDLDIKPAEKVAVIGPSGSGKTTIIRMLMTLEEPTSGSIIVDGKNLWQMEKNGELVPANEKHLRQVRGDIGMVFQHFNLFPHMTILENCMTAPIHVQKEEKASARKRSIEMLEKVGLGDKLDNYPSQLSGGQKQRVAMARALVMRPKIMLFDEVTSALDPELVGEVLEVIRDIAKEGEMAMVLVTHEMEFARDIADRVLFLDNGVIAEEGPPMEVLENSTNDRLQSFLHRFRA
- the ehuD gene encoding ectoine/hydroxyectoine ABC transporter permease subunit EhuD, whose product is MSGWSWETFYDAFPIVLEGLGITIGLTIACYLFALIFGFIWTLIKRMPITVIRLPLLWIMEFIRSTPPLVQLFFIYYAFPMVPVIGFALDPFTSAVLGLGIHYSTYIGEVYRSGIDGVGQGQWEAARALNYSTGKKWTKIILPQALPPTIPMLGNYLIIMFKEVPLASTIGVLGILAMANDYGAQHWRYLEALTIVAILFLVLSYPSAILVKKLEVKFNRRFDKSEPSGSKAN
- a CDS encoding amino acid ABC transporter permease, whose product is MKGVEITVTVLLASIVLGYLMAFIAGFCRLSNNVILRKFTGFYVEVFRGTSLIVQLFWLYYAFPILFGVEVGSNFWAGVLAISLNYGAYMSEIVRGSILSVAKGQYEASTALNMSRFQRMRLVIFPQAVRMMLPEFGNYLILMLKSTSLVSLIGMMDILYYGDILRSSNLSQAPTVYFLVLVFYFIIALPLIWLTKKMESASKKGVASQ
- the ehuB gene encoding ectoine/hydroxyectoine ABC transporter substrate-binding protein EhuB; its protein translation is MKKLLLASIFGLALIMLAACGSNGDDASGSDGDSGSSGEGEGGDSLLAELQEKGTVTIGFANEEPYGYQEDGELKGAAVDIAQAVFAELGVDNMEAQLADFSQLIPGLNAGKFDVITAGMAINPDRCENADFGEPEMVYGEGLVVPKGNPMDLHSYTDIADKGATVSIMQGATEIEYVKQMGVKEDQIQTAPDIPATFSAVASGRADATTGTEMTVKMALESAGNDKLEFVSDFEQPDIEGIPSYGAAAFHKDNDELRKAYNEALAKLKEDGTVKELLEKNGFSAENNSVPEGITTEGVCSGEQY